A section of the Primulina eburnea isolate SZY01 chromosome 1, ASM2296580v1, whole genome shotgun sequence genome encodes:
- the LOC140840203 gene encoding filament-like plant protein isoform X2 — MEKRKWLWKRKSSERSPGESESSGSISSYSDRHSDEQDALRESPNNGTQSSEVTSNLSIIDDEVKEHLRSLTEKLSAALVNVGAKEDLVKQHAKVAEEAVAGWEKAENEVAVLKQQLEVALQQNLKLEVRVSHLDGALKECVRQLRQARDEQEQKISDAMVEKTGEWELTKAELDKRILELQEQVEAARAEISTSILEVMQKENSSLKQELEARCKDLEIIMLERDFSTQAAETASKQQLESIKKIAKLEAECRKIKAAARKSFLAYNQKPVPASSSYVESETDSHSDGGKIMITLDLDDYNRKRNRHKASGSDSWSPVLVSELDNFKNEKPESKTLATCSVEIDVMDDFLEMERLAALGDTKISTLSAETGAANRESISVDNPPKAELERSIKLVTEMEKKLEKIGAEKLKLERALDDSHVALNASKGMLVESKIRLEELQKELAAVTGAKESLEYQLVTMEAEARTMSSCVDSLKAENEKERSIAAEFKVKCQELKTELQQAETKVRLEELQKELATVNEAKESLEYQLVSMEAEARTMSSCVDSLKAENEKERSIAAEFKVKCQELEMELQQTTTSNGELKLKKEDLVVAADKLAECQKTIASLGKQLQSLATLENFLIDTSNMPGLSSEALLSGNGEVYWSPYNDVNVPTDGSYPSRISMGSCSRPENGKNEESPPLSSSSTLANIRHHLP, encoded by the exons ATGGAAAAGAGGAAGTGGTTGTGGAAGAGGAAATCCTCTGAGAGAAGTCCCGGTGAAAGTGAAAGCTCTGGATCAATTTCATCGTATTCTGACAGACACTCCGATGAACAG GATGCATTGAGAGAATCTCCAAATAATGGCACGCAATCATCAGAAGTCACATCTAATTTGTCAATCATTGATGATGAAGTGAAAGAACATTTGAGGAGTTTGACAGAAAAGTTATCAGCTGCTCTAGTGAATGTCGGTGCCAAAGAAGATCTAGTTAAGCAGCATGCAAAAGTCGCTGAAGAGGCTGTTGCTG GCTGGGAAAAGGCAGAAAATGAGGTGGCTGTATTAAAACAACAGCTTGAGGTTGCACTGCAGCAGAACTTGAAATTGGAAGTGAGAGTCAGCCATCTTGATGGTGCCCTGAAAGAATGTGTCAGACAATTGAGACAAGCAAGAGATGAGCAGGAGCAAAAAATCTCTGATGCCATGGTTGAGAAAACTGGTGAGTGGGAGTTGACAAAGGCTGAACTTGATAAGCGAATCCTTGAGCTCCAGGAACAAGTAGAAGCTGCCAGAGCTGAGATTTCTACTTCTATTCTTGAGGTGATGCAGAAAGAAAACTCATCCCTCAAGCAAGAGCTTGAGGCTCGATGCAAGGATTTGGAAATTATAATGTTGGAAAGGGATTTCAGCACCCAAGCAGCCGAAACTGCCAGCAAGCAGCAGCTGGAGAGCATAAAAAAGATTGCCAAGCTCGAGGCCGAGTGCCGGAAAATTAAAGCTGCAGCCAGAAAATCATTTCTGGCCTACAACCAGAAGCCTGTCCCGGCTTCTTCTTCTTATGTCGAATCTGAGACAGATAGCCATTCAGATGGTGGGAAGATAATGATCACATTAGACCTTGATGACTACAACAGGAAGAGAAATCGGCATAAGGCAAGTGGGTCGGACTCATGGTCACCTGTCTTAGTATCCGAGCTTGATAATTTCAAGAATGAAAAGCCCGAGTCTAAAACTCTAGCAACCTGCAGTGTTGAAATTGATGTGATGGATGATTTTCTGGAGATGGAACGTCTTGCAGCATTAGGTGACACCAAGATTAGCACACTATCTGCTGAAACTGGAGCTGCTAATAGAGAATCCATTTCTGTGGATAATCCTCCTAAAGCCGAACTTGAAAGATCAATTAAACTTGTAACTGAGATGGAAAAGAAGTTGGAAAAGATTGGAGCAGAGAAATTAAAACTAGAGAGAGCTTTAGATGATAGTCATGTGGCTCTCAATGCATCGAAAGGAATGCTGGTGGAGTCCAAGATCCGGTTGGAGGAGCTGCAGAAGGAGTTGGCAGCAGTGACTGGAGCGAAAGAATCACTTGAATATCAGCTCGTAACTATGGAGGCTGAAGCAAGAACCATGTCTtcttgtgttgattctttaaaggcagaaaatgaaaaagaaagatcCATAGCAGCAGAGTTCAAGGTCAAGTGCCAAGAATTGAAGACGGAACTTCAGCAGGCTGAAACCAAGGTCCGGTTGGAAGAGCTGCAGAAGGAGTTGGCAACAGTGAATGAAGCTAAAGAATCCCTTGAATATCAGCTCGTAAGTATGGAAGCTGAAGCCAGAACCATGTCTTCTTGCGTTGATTCATTAAAggcagaaaatgaaaaagaaagatcCATAGCAGCAGAATTCAAGGTCAAGTGTCAAGAATTGGAGATGGAACTTCAGCAGACTACAACTTCTAATGGTGAACTAAAGCTAAAAAAG GAGGATTTAGTTGTAGCTGCTGATAAGCTTGCAGAATGTCAGAAAACAATTGCATCCCTTGGAAAACAGCTTCAATCTCTAGCAACATTGGAAAATTTCTTGATAGACACTTCCAACATGCCAGGGCTCTCCTCAGAAGCACTGCTTTCAGGTAATGGAGAGGTATATTGGTCACCATATAATGATGTGAACGTGCCAACAGATGGTTCGTATCCATCAAGAATATCAATGGGGAGTTGTAGTCGCCCTGAAAATGGGAAAAATGAGGAATCACCGCCATTATCGTCTTCATCAACATTAGCCAACATACGACATCATCTGCCATGA
- the LOC140840203 gene encoding filament-like plant protein isoform X1, with translation MEKRKWLWKRKSSERSPGESESSGSISSYSDRHSDEQQDALRESPNNGTQSSEVTSNLSIIDDEVKEHLRSLTEKLSAALVNVGAKEDLVKQHAKVAEEAVAGWEKAENEVAVLKQQLEVALQQNLKLEVRVSHLDGALKECVRQLRQARDEQEQKISDAMVEKTGEWELTKAELDKRILELQEQVEAARAEISTSILEVMQKENSSLKQELEARCKDLEIIMLERDFSTQAAETASKQQLESIKKIAKLEAECRKIKAAARKSFLAYNQKPVPASSSYVESETDSHSDGGKIMITLDLDDYNRKRNRHKASGSDSWSPVLVSELDNFKNEKPESKTLATCSVEIDVMDDFLEMERLAALGDTKISTLSAETGAANRESISVDNPPKAELERSIKLVTEMEKKLEKIGAEKLKLERALDDSHVALNASKGMLVESKIRLEELQKELAAVTGAKESLEYQLVTMEAEARTMSSCVDSLKAENEKERSIAAEFKVKCQELKTELQQAETKVRLEELQKELATVNEAKESLEYQLVSMEAEARTMSSCVDSLKAENEKERSIAAEFKVKCQELEMELQQTTTSNGELKLKKEDLVVAADKLAECQKTIASLGKQLQSLATLENFLIDTSNMPGLSSEALLSGNGEVYWSPYNDVNVPTDGSYPSRISMGSCSRPENGKNEESPPLSSSSTLANIRHHLP, from the exons ATGGAAAAGAGGAAGTGGTTGTGGAAGAGGAAATCCTCTGAGAGAAGTCCCGGTGAAAGTGAAAGCTCTGGATCAATTTCATCGTATTCTGACAGACACTCCGATGAACAG CAGGATGCATTGAGAGAATCTCCAAATAATGGCACGCAATCATCAGAAGTCACATCTAATTTGTCAATCATTGATGATGAAGTGAAAGAACATTTGAGGAGTTTGACAGAAAAGTTATCAGCTGCTCTAGTGAATGTCGGTGCCAAAGAAGATCTAGTTAAGCAGCATGCAAAAGTCGCTGAAGAGGCTGTTGCTG GCTGGGAAAAGGCAGAAAATGAGGTGGCTGTATTAAAACAACAGCTTGAGGTTGCACTGCAGCAGAACTTGAAATTGGAAGTGAGAGTCAGCCATCTTGATGGTGCCCTGAAAGAATGTGTCAGACAATTGAGACAAGCAAGAGATGAGCAGGAGCAAAAAATCTCTGATGCCATGGTTGAGAAAACTGGTGAGTGGGAGTTGACAAAGGCTGAACTTGATAAGCGAATCCTTGAGCTCCAGGAACAAGTAGAAGCTGCCAGAGCTGAGATTTCTACTTCTATTCTTGAGGTGATGCAGAAAGAAAACTCATCCCTCAAGCAAGAGCTTGAGGCTCGATGCAAGGATTTGGAAATTATAATGTTGGAAAGGGATTTCAGCACCCAAGCAGCCGAAACTGCCAGCAAGCAGCAGCTGGAGAGCATAAAAAAGATTGCCAAGCTCGAGGCCGAGTGCCGGAAAATTAAAGCTGCAGCCAGAAAATCATTTCTGGCCTACAACCAGAAGCCTGTCCCGGCTTCTTCTTCTTATGTCGAATCTGAGACAGATAGCCATTCAGATGGTGGGAAGATAATGATCACATTAGACCTTGATGACTACAACAGGAAGAGAAATCGGCATAAGGCAAGTGGGTCGGACTCATGGTCACCTGTCTTAGTATCCGAGCTTGATAATTTCAAGAATGAAAAGCCCGAGTCTAAAACTCTAGCAACCTGCAGTGTTGAAATTGATGTGATGGATGATTTTCTGGAGATGGAACGTCTTGCAGCATTAGGTGACACCAAGATTAGCACACTATCTGCTGAAACTGGAGCTGCTAATAGAGAATCCATTTCTGTGGATAATCCTCCTAAAGCCGAACTTGAAAGATCAATTAAACTTGTAACTGAGATGGAAAAGAAGTTGGAAAAGATTGGAGCAGAGAAATTAAAACTAGAGAGAGCTTTAGATGATAGTCATGTGGCTCTCAATGCATCGAAAGGAATGCTGGTGGAGTCCAAGATCCGGTTGGAGGAGCTGCAGAAGGAGTTGGCAGCAGTGACTGGAGCGAAAGAATCACTTGAATATCAGCTCGTAACTATGGAGGCTGAAGCAAGAACCATGTCTtcttgtgttgattctttaaaggcagaaaatgaaaaagaaagatcCATAGCAGCAGAGTTCAAGGTCAAGTGCCAAGAATTGAAGACGGAACTTCAGCAGGCTGAAACCAAGGTCCGGTTGGAAGAGCTGCAGAAGGAGTTGGCAACAGTGAATGAAGCTAAAGAATCCCTTGAATATCAGCTCGTAAGTATGGAAGCTGAAGCCAGAACCATGTCTTCTTGCGTTGATTCATTAAAggcagaaaatgaaaaagaaagatcCATAGCAGCAGAATTCAAGGTCAAGTGTCAAGAATTGGAGATGGAACTTCAGCAGACTACAACTTCTAATGGTGAACTAAAGCTAAAAAAG GAGGATTTAGTTGTAGCTGCTGATAAGCTTGCAGAATGTCAGAAAACAATTGCATCCCTTGGAAAACAGCTTCAATCTCTAGCAACATTGGAAAATTTCTTGATAGACACTTCCAACATGCCAGGGCTCTCCTCAGAAGCACTGCTTTCAGGTAATGGAGAGGTATATTGGTCACCATATAATGATGTGAACGTGCCAACAGATGGTTCGTATCCATCAAGAATATCAATGGGGAGTTGTAGTCGCCCTGAAAATGGGAAAAATGAGGAATCACCGCCATTATCGTCTTCATCAACATTAGCCAACATACGACATCATCTGCCATGA
- the LOC140840229 gene encoding photosystem II 22 kDa protein, chloroplastic-like, with protein MAAQTMLLTANAISGGEALIQRLKPKPFSHFLLPPKAGSPPFSTAGILALFKAKTKADPVKKASAVKDKVKVEDGIFGTSGGIGFTKQNELFVGRVAMIGFAASLLGEAITGKGILAQLNLETGIPIYEAEPLLLFFILFNLLGAIGALGDRGRFVDEPAGLDRAVIAPGKGFRSALGLGGGGPLFGFTKANELFVGRLAQLGIAFSIIGEIVTGKGALAQLNIETGVPITEIEPLILFNVAFFFFAAINPGTGKFLTDDGDD; from the exons ATGGCTGCCCAAACAATGCTGCTTACTGCTAATGCCATTAGTGGCGGAGAGGCATTGATCCAAAGACTGAAACCAAAACCCTTTTCTCATTTCTTGTTGCCTCCGAAGGCTGGTTCTCCTCCATTTTCAACAGCTGGAATCCTTGCCCTTTTCAAGGCCAAAACCAAGGCTGATCCTGTCAAGAAG GCCTCAGCTGTGAAAGATAAGGTTAAGGTGGAAGATGGGATCTTTGGAACTTCTGGAGGAATTGGTTTCACCAAGCAAAATGAGCTATTTGTTGGTCGTGTTGCCATGATTGGCTTTGCT GCTTCACTTCTGGGAGAAGCAATTACAGGAAAGGGAATCTTAGCACAATTGAATTTGGAAACTGGGATTCCAATCTACGAAGCTGAGCCTCTTCTTCTATTTTTCATACTGTTCAACTTGTTAGGAGCCATCGGAGCATTAGGCGACCGCGGCCGATTTGTCGACGAACCTGCCGGACTTGACAGGGCCGTTATTGCTCCTGGGAAAGGCTTCAGGTCTGCATTGGGTCTTGGTGGAGGAG GTCCTTTATTCGGATTCACGAAAGCCAACGAGCTTTTCGTTGGGAGACTGGCACAACTTGGTATTGCATTCTCAATAATCGGAGAGATCGTCACTGGAAAAGGGGCTTTGGCTCAGTTGAACATCGAAACCGGAGTTCCCATCACCGAGATCGAACCCCTTATTCTCTTCAACGTGGCCTTCTTCTTCTTCGCAGCCATAAATCCTGGCACTGGCAAATTTCTTACTGACGATGGAGATGATTGA
- the LOC140840216 gene encoding delta-aminolevulinic acid dehydratase, chloroplastic-like, which translates to MASTMLKSANCSAIGAVKLDYVGLKPLKLSSNVLCVRPGSIKNVPRKLAIAACDKRDSVPIKTGMSDQECETAVVAGYIPVAPPIPPKPAAPAGTPVVPSLPLRRRPRRIRRSPALRAAFQDTSLSPANLVYPLFIHEGEENTPIGAMPGCYRLGWRHGLVEEVAKAQDVGVNSILLFPKVPDALKSSSGVEAYNENGLVPRTIRLLKDKYPDLVIYTDVALDPYSSDGHDGIVREDGVIMNDETVHQLCKQAVAQARAGADVVSPSDMMDGRVGAIRAALDAEGFQHVSIMSYTAKYASSFYGPFREALDLNPRFGDKKTYQMNPANRTEAMVEATEDEFEGADILLVTPGQPYLDIIRLLRNYFDVPVAAYQVSGEYSMIKAGGILKMIDEEKVMMESLSCFRRAGAHIILTYFALQAAKCLCAEKR; encoded by the exons ATGGCTTCAACAATGCTCAAGTCAGCGAATTGTAGCGCTATTGGAGCTGTGAAGCTTGATTACGTGGGTCTTAAGCCATTAAAATTGTCTTCGAATGTCCTGTGTGTGAGGCCTGGTTCGATAAAAAATGTGCCCCGGAAGCTGGCAATAGCGGCATGTGATAAAAGGGACAGTGTTCCTATCAAGACCGGAATGAGCGATCAGGAGTGCGAGACTGCTGTCGTTGCAGGGTATATCCCAGTAGCACCTCCGATTCCACCAAAACCCGCTGCACCAGCTGGCACCCCGGTCGTGCCCTCACTT CCACTTCGTCGCCGACCTCGTCGGATACGGAGGTCCCCAGCACTGAGGGCTGCATTCCAAGACACTAGTTTAAGTCCCGCAAATCTGGTTTATCCTCTTTTCATTCATGAGG GTGAGGAAAACACTCCAATTGGAGCAATGCCAGGATGTTATAGGCTTGGATGGCGACATGGACTTGTTGAAGAG GTAGCTAAGGCACAAGATGTCGGTGTTAACAGCATCTTGCTCTTTCCAAAAGTTCCAGATGCTTTGAAG TCCTCTTCAGGCGTTGAAGCTTACAATGAAAATGGGCTAGTTCCACGGACAATACGGCTGCTCAAAGACAAGTATCCTGATCTT GTTATCTACACCGATGTTGCTTTAGATCCATATTCTTCCGATGGGCATGATGGCATCGTTAGAGAAGATG GAGTTATTATGAATGACGAAACTGTGCATCAGCTGTGTAAGCAGGCAGTTGCCCAG GCCAGGGCTGGAGCGGATGTGGTGAGTCCCAGTGATATGATGGATGGACGTGTTGGGGCGATTCGAGCGGCTCTTGATGCTGAaggatttcagcatgtttccaTTATGTCCTACACTGCCAA ATATGCAAGTTCATTTTACGGTCCTTTTAGAGAGGCTTTGGATTTGAATCCACGTTTTGGAGACAAGAAAAC CTATCAGATGAATCCTGCTAATCGTACAGAAGCAATGGTCGAAGCCACGGAGGATGAATTTGAAGGAGCTGACATTCTTCTG GTGACGCCGGGTCAACCATACTTGGACATAATAAGGCTTTTAAGAAATTACTTTGATGTGCCAGTCGCTGCATATCAG GTTTCTGGTGAATACTCGATGATCAAGGctggagggattcttaaaatgATTGATGAGGAGAAAGTGATGATGGAATCTCTGTCATGTTTTCGTCGAGCTGGAGCACATATCATTCTCACCTATTTTGCTCTCCAAGCAGCTAAATGCCTGTGCGCGGAGAAGAGGTGA